A genomic window from Tenebrio molitor chromosome X, icTenMoli1.1, whole genome shotgun sequence includes:
- the LOC138139809 gene encoding uncharacterized protein isoform X2 has protein sequence MHSAKTNPCLDSSPPRHRRDFLVNNRNSKVEHPFSNQKSNTNNLFGSNAFGNQTTGTDIKFSPVTGTYTTQQQPGFGAALFDTPRSNTTNSSFGQTNNKTGFGQPQDFGQTPSFGSSTIAFGVPNQTNTSSLFGKPTTFVTTTSNASSTFGFNPPSTSNPFSKNEAQKSFSQPLFRTTTTQLQSAFSTGVFGQTNTPNTTTNPFQKPEQTTTGFNTEQPGFSFNQTQASNLTQVCNLNSFEVDASNKHHKHHRCRSVDINFRSYQSKKYFDIV, from the exons ATGCATTCGGCCAAAACAAATCCATGTTTGGATTCGAGTCCACCCCGTCACAGACGGGACTTTTTGGTCAACAACCGCAACAGCAAAGTGGAACATCCCTTttcaaatcaaaaatcaaacacCAACAATCTGTTTGGGAGTAACGCTTTCGGAAACCAGACCACAGGAACTGACATTAAATTTTCACCAGTTACCGGTACATATACGACGCAACAGCAACCAGGTTTTGGAGCTGCTCTTTTCGATACACCAAGAAGCAATACAACAAATTCTTCGTTTGGACAAACCAACAATAAGACAGGATTTGGACAACCGCAAGACTTCGGACAGACACCAAGTTTCGGATCATCGACAATTGCTTTCGGAGTTCCAAATCAAACGAACACCTCCAGCCTGTTCGGAAAACCGACTACTTTTGTCACCACCACCAGCAATGCATCATCCACTTTCGGTTTCAACCCACCGTCGACTTCCAATCCCTTCAGCAAAAATGAAGCCCAAAAATCCTTTTCTCAACCCCTGTTCAGGACCACAACTACGCAACTTCAATCCGCTTTCAGTACAGGAGTATTCGGACAAACAAACACTCCG AATACTACTACCAACCCGTTCCAAAAACCTGAGCAGACTACAACTGGATTCAACACAGAACAACCGGGTTTCTCTTTTAATCAGACTCAAGCTTCAAATTTAACCCAAGTTTGTAACCTCAACAGTTTTGAGGTGGATGCATCAAACAAGCACCATAAGCACCATAGGTGTCGGTCAGTCGACATTAACTTTCGGAGTTACCAATCAAAGAAATACTTCGATATTGTTTAA
- the LOC138139809 gene encoding uncharacterized protein isoform X1 has product MHSAKTNPCLDSSPPRHRRDFLVNNRNSKVEHPFSNQKSNTNNLFGSNAFGNQTTGTDIKFSPVTGTYTTQQQPGFGAALFDTPRSNTTNSSFGQTNNKTGFGQPQDFGQTPSFGSSTIAFGVPNQTNTSSLFGKPTTFVTTTSNASSTFGFNPPSTSNPFSKNEAQKSFSQPLFRTTTTQLQSAFSTGVFGQTNTPVRNTTTNPFQKPEQTTTGFNTEQPGFSFNQTQASNLTQVCNLNSFEVDASNKHHKHHRCRSVDINFRSYQSKKYFDIV; this is encoded by the exons ATGCATTCGGCCAAAACAAATCCATGTTTGGATTCGAGTCCACCCCGTCACAGACGGGACTTTTTGGTCAACAACCGCAACAGCAAAGTGGAACATCCCTTttcaaatcaaaaatcaaacacCAACAATCTGTTTGGGAGTAACGCTTTCGGAAACCAGACCACAGGAACTGACATTAAATTTTCACCAGTTACCGGTACATATACGACGCAACAGCAACCAGGTTTTGGAGCTGCTCTTTTCGATACACCAAGAAGCAATACAACAAATTCTTCGTTTGGACAAACCAACAATAAGACAGGATTTGGACAACCGCAAGACTTCGGACAGACACCAAGTTTCGGATCATCGACAATTGCTTTCGGAGTTCCAAATCAAACGAACACCTCCAGCCTGTTCGGAAAACCGACTACTTTTGTCACCACCACCAGCAATGCATCATCCACTTTCGGTTTCAACCCACCGTCGACTTCCAATCCCTTCAGCAAAAATGAAGCCCAAAAATCCTTTTCTCAACCCCTGTTCAGGACCACAACTACGCAACTTCAATCCGCTTTCAGTACAGGAGTATTCGGACAAACAAACACTCCGGTACGA AATACTACTACCAACCCGTTCCAAAAACCTGAGCAGACTACAACTGGATTCAACACAGAACAACCGGGTTTCTCTTTTAATCAGACTCAAGCTTCAAATTTAACCCAAGTTTGTAACCTCAACAGTTTTGAGGTGGATGCATCAAACAAGCACCATAAGCACCATAGGTGTCGGTCAGTCGACATTAACTTTCGGAGTTACCAATCAAAGAAATACTTCGATATTGTTTAA
- the LOC138139807 gene encoding putative leucine-rich repeat-containing protein DDB_G0290503 isoform X2 has product MFKMSLLMSDTFSNLDFSPEVNHEPFAFPGASRISAENSTQSIFGSTSTSSPVSANHAKIPFSQTMFGTTTTQPLPAFGTGVFEQTNILSTTTNLFQKPAQTTTGFNTEQPGFSWYDGWPGTTEALNLVQNSKLSTKLNVKSELKIKVSEAMDKLKEALTRVNEMVELLLKIAEANIEAKLKEVLTMLTYKWNVECRMLNTQIEKLNKKILTLETTIESKEKLIDSTANMFQKCGQTTTGFNWSQPSFSFKQTNSNQAPNLVQVSKLNGFRLAPLGTSTSSTSTPGVRQSILTFGITNQTNTSSLFSEQPIFETEFLNKLMNKTIVTDDWASNLLAVNNNNNNNNNNNNNNNNKLPTKLNITSELEKKVNEAVDKLKEALKRVNEMVEMLLKIANANIEDKLKEVQTMLTAKWNVECRMFNTQIEQLNKKIFTLETIMKSKDKLIQRWEEDLKKERETVESQTWKFNKQNENVCTKNANFGYNADTSESESESESESESESELENKLDEFMDKLKQVNEMEELLLKMKEPIDGSQLIHIILAETEQFKKKFKHILELQRNLNEEKQKYEDLRVKYEILEEEHAVTKATLVIARETLKNQLLYTKPEFQELEAELKALRERYNKHQLDHMRLRSCLERKRSELDQLKKENEVINDQLEHMRKESDELKEKLDSYEKVNKVTRSKAKSKSTEEPNEFKSLKKELMKVKHPLRFDFKMAFFVLFLSLFFFFFLRYYYLFFY; this is encoded by the exons ATGTTTAAAATGTCTCTTTTAA tgtcAGATACATTCAGCAATCTTGATTTTAGCCCAGAAGTAAATCACGAACCTTTCGCGTTTCCAGGTGCGTCTCGTATCAGTGCTGAAAATTCTACTCAGAGCATTTTTG GATCAACGTCGACTTCCAGTCCCGTCAGTGCAAATCATGCCAAAATCCCTTTTTCTCAAACTATGTTTGGGACCACAACTACGCAACCTTTACCCGCTTTCGGAACCGGAGTATTCGAACAAACAAACATTCTG AGCACTACTACGAACCTGTTCCAAAAACCTGCGCAGACTACAACGGGATTCAACACAGAACAACCGGGTTTCTCTTGGTACGACGGCTGGCCCGGTACTACTGAAGCTTTAAATTTGGTCCAAAATTCAAAG TTATccaccaaattaaatgtaaaatccgagttaaaaatcaaagtaagtgaGGCTATGGATAAATTAAAGGAGGCATTAACACGAGTAAATGAGATGGTAGAATTGTTACTAAAA atcgCAGAAGCAAATATAGAAGCCAAATTGAAAGAAGTACTCACAATGTTAACTTATAAATGGAATGTAGAATGTAGAATGTTAAATACACAAATTGAAAAgttaaataagaaaattctGACTTTGGAAACCACAATTGAAAGTAAAGAGAAGCTCATAGATTCTACTGCCAACATGTTCCAAAAGTGTGGGCAAACTACAACTGGATTCAACTGGAGTCAACCGAGTTTCTCTTTTAAGCAGACAAACTCCAATCAAGCTCCAAATTTGGTCCAAGTTTCAAAGCTCAACGGGTTTAGGTTAGCCCCGTTGGGTACATCAACAAGCAGCACAAGCACACCAGGTGTCAGACAGTCTATATTAACTTTCGGAATTACCAATCAAACAAATACTTCGAGCTTGTTTAGCGAACAACCCATTTTTGAAACTGAGTTTCTCAATAAGCTCATGAACAAAACAATAGTAACTGATGATTGGGCGTCAAACCTGTTAGCCgtcaacaacaataataataataataataataataataataataataataataag TTACCcaccaaattaaatataaCGTCCGAGTTAGAAAAGAAAGTAAATGAGGCTGTGGATAAATTAAAAGAGGCGTTAAAACGTGTAAATGAGATGGTAGAAATGTTACTTAAA atcgCAAACGCGAATATAGAGGACAAATTGAAAGAAGTACAAACAATGTTAACTGCTAAATGGAATGTAGAATGTAGAATGTTTAATACACAAATTGAACaattaaataagaaaattttcactttggaAACCATAATGAAAAGTAAAGACAAGCTCATACAACGTTGG GAAGAGGATTTAAAGAAAGAACGAGAAACTGTAGAATCACAAACttggaaatttaataaacagaaCGAAAACGTGTGTACAAAGAACGCTAACTTTGGATACAATGCTGACACGTCCGAGTCCGAGTCCGAGTCCGAGTCCGAGTCCGAGTCCGAGTCCGAGTTAGAAAATAAGCTAGATGAGTTTATggataaattaaaacaagtaaATGAGATGGAAGAATTGTTACTTAAAATGAAGGAACCAATTGATGGGAGTCAGTTAATTCATATTATACTGGCAGAGACAgaacaattcaaaaaaaaatttaagcaTATTTTAGAGTTGCAAAGGAATCTGAacgaagaaaaacaaaaatatgaagATTTAAGAGTGAAATACGAAATTTTGGAAGAAGAACATGCTGTAACTAAAGCAACATTAGTAATAGCAagagaaacattaaaaaa TCAACTTTTATACACGAAACCTGAATTCCAAGAGTTGGAAGCTGAGTTGAAAGCGTTAAGGGAAAGGTACAACAAACATCAACTAGACCACATGAGACTTAGGTCATGTTTAGAAAGAAAACGATCAGAACTAGATCaactgaaaaaagaaaatgaagtaATAAATGATCAGTTGGAACATATGAGGAAAGAAAGTGATGAGCTAAAGGAAAAACTAGATAGCTatgaaaaagtaaataaagtaaCAAGAAGTAAAGCAAA GTCTAAGTCCACTGAAGAACCAAATGAATTCAAGAGTTTGAAGAAAGAGCTGATGAAAGTAAAACACCCATTAagatttgattttaaaatggctttttttgttttgtttttgtctcttttctttttctttttccttaGATACTACTATTTGTTTTTCTATTAA
- the LOC138139807 gene encoding CAP-Gly domain-containing linker protein 1-like isoform X3: protein MFKMSLLMSDTFSNLDFSPEVNHEPFAFPGASRISAENSTQSIFGSTSTSSPVSANHAKIPFSQTMFGTTTTQPLPAFGTGVFEQTNILSTTTNLFQKPAQTTTGFNTEQPGFSWYDGWPGTTEALNLVQNSKVKNKTILSTKLNVKSELKIKVSEAMDKLKEALTRVNEMVELLLKIAEANIEAKLKEVLTMLTYKWNVECRMLNTQIEKLNKKILTLETTIESKEKLIDSTANMFQKCGQTTTGFNWSQPSFSFKQTNSNQAPNLVQVSKLNGFRLAPLGTSTSSTSTPGVRQSILTFGITNQTNTSSLFSEQPIFETEFLNKLMNKTIVTDDWASNLLAVNNNNNNNNNNKLPTKLNITSELEKKVNEAVDKLKEALKRVNEMVEMLLKIANANIEDKLKEVQTMLTAKWNVECRMFNTQIEQLNKKIFTLETIMKSKDKLIQRWEEDLKKERETVESQTWKFNKQNENVCTKNANFGYNADTSESESESESESESESELENKLDEFMDKLKQVNEMEELLLKMKEPIDGSQLIHIILAETEQFKKKFKHILELQRNLNEEKQKYEDLRVKYEILEEEHAVTKATLVIARETLKNQLLYTKPEFQELEAELKALRERYNKHQLDHMRLRSCLERKRSELDQLKKENEVINDQLEHMRKESDELKEKLDSYEKVNKVTRSKAKSKSTEEPNEFKSLKKELMKVKHPLRFDFKMAFFVLFLSLFFFFFLRYYYLFFY from the exons ATGTTTAAAATGTCTCTTTTAA tgtcAGATACATTCAGCAATCTTGATTTTAGCCCAGAAGTAAATCACGAACCTTTCGCGTTTCCAGGTGCGTCTCGTATCAGTGCTGAAAATTCTACTCAGAGCATTTTTG GATCAACGTCGACTTCCAGTCCCGTCAGTGCAAATCATGCCAAAATCCCTTTTTCTCAAACTATGTTTGGGACCACAACTACGCAACCTTTACCCGCTTTCGGAACCGGAGTATTCGAACAAACAAACATTCTG AGCACTACTACGAACCTGTTCCAAAAACCTGCGCAGACTACAACGGGATTCAACACAGAACAACCGGGTTTCTCTTGGTACGACGGCTGGCCCGGTACTACTGAAGCTTTAAATTTGGTCCAAAATTCAAAGGTCAAGAACAAAAcgata TTATccaccaaattaaatgtaaaatccgagttaaaaatcaaagtaagtgaGGCTATGGATAAATTAAAGGAGGCATTAACACGAGTAAATGAGATGGTAGAATTGTTACTAAAA atcgCAGAAGCAAATATAGAAGCCAAATTGAAAGAAGTACTCACAATGTTAACTTATAAATGGAATGTAGAATGTAGAATGTTAAATACACAAATTGAAAAgttaaataagaaaattctGACTTTGGAAACCACAATTGAAAGTAAAGAGAAGCTCATAGATTCTACTGCCAACATGTTCCAAAAGTGTGGGCAAACTACAACTGGATTCAACTGGAGTCAACCGAGTTTCTCTTTTAAGCAGACAAACTCCAATCAAGCTCCAAATTTGGTCCAAGTTTCAAAGCTCAACGGGTTTAGGTTAGCCCCGTTGGGTACATCAACAAGCAGCACAAGCACACCAGGTGTCAGACAGTCTATATTAACTTTCGGAATTACCAATCAAACAAATACTTCGAGCTTGTTTAGCGAACAACCCATTTTTGAAACTGAGTTTCTCAATAAGCTCATGAACAAAACAATAGTAACTGATGATTGGGCGTCAAACCTGTTAGCCgtcaacaacaataataataataataataataata AGTTACCcaccaaattaaatataaCGTCCGAGTTAGAAAAGAAAGTAAATGAGGCTGTGGATAAATTAAAAGAGGCGTTAAAACGTGTAAATGAGATGGTAGAAATGTTACTTAAA atcgCAAACGCGAATATAGAGGACAAATTGAAAGAAGTACAAACAATGTTAACTGCTAAATGGAATGTAGAATGTAGAATGTTTAATACACAAATTGAACaattaaataagaaaattttcactttggaAACCATAATGAAAAGTAAAGACAAGCTCATACAACGTTGG GAAGAGGATTTAAAGAAAGAACGAGAAACTGTAGAATCACAAACttggaaatttaataaacagaaCGAAAACGTGTGTACAAAGAACGCTAACTTTGGATACAATGCTGACACGTCCGAGTCCGAGTCCGAGTCCGAGTCCGAGTCCGAGTCCGAGTCCGAGTTAGAAAATAAGCTAGATGAGTTTATggataaattaaaacaagtaaATGAGATGGAAGAATTGTTACTTAAAATGAAGGAACCAATTGATGGGAGTCAGTTAATTCATATTATACTGGCAGAGACAgaacaattcaaaaaaaaatttaagcaTATTTTAGAGTTGCAAAGGAATCTGAacgaagaaaaacaaaaatatgaagATTTAAGAGTGAAATACGAAATTTTGGAAGAAGAACATGCTGTAACTAAAGCAACATTAGTAATAGCAagagaaacattaaaaaa TCAACTTTTATACACGAAACCTGAATTCCAAGAGTTGGAAGCTGAGTTGAAAGCGTTAAGGGAAAGGTACAACAAACATCAACTAGACCACATGAGACTTAGGTCATGTTTAGAAAGAAAACGATCAGAACTAGATCaactgaaaaaagaaaatgaagtaATAAATGATCAGTTGGAACATATGAGGAAAGAAAGTGATGAGCTAAAGGAAAAACTAGATAGCTatgaaaaagtaaataaagtaaCAAGAAGTAAAGCAAA GTCTAAGTCCACTGAAGAACCAAATGAATTCAAGAGTTTGAAGAAAGAGCTGATGAAAGTAAAACACCCATTAagatttgattttaaaatggctttttttgttttgtttttgtctcttttctttttctttttccttaGATACTACTATTTGTTTTTCTATTAA
- the LOC138139807 gene encoding putative leucine-rich repeat-containing protein DDB_G0290503 isoform X4 gives MFKMSLLMSDTFSNLDFSPEVNHEPFAFPGASRISAENSTQSIFGSTSTSSPVSANHAKIPFSQTMFGTTTTQPLPAFGTGVFEQTNILSTTTNLFQKPAQTTTGFNTEQPGFSWYDGWPGTTEALNLVQNSKVKNKTILSTKLNVKSELKIKVSEAMDKLKEALTRVNEMVELLLKIAEANIEAKLKEVLTMLTYKWNVECRMLNTQIEKLNKKILTLETTIESKEKLIDSTANMFQKCGQTTTGFNWSQPSFSFKQTNSNQAPNLVQVSKLNGFRLAPLGTSTSSTSTPGVRQSILTFGITNQTNTSSLFSEQPIFETEFLNKLMNKTIVTDDWASNLLAVNNNNNNNNNNNNNNNNKLPTKLNITSELEKKVNEAVDKLKEALKRVNEMVEMLLKIANANIEDKLKEVQTMLTAKWNVECRMFNTQIEQLNKKIFTLETIMKSKDKLIQRWEEDLKKERETVESQTWKFNKQNENVCTKNANFGYNADTSESESESESESESESELENKLDEFMDKLKQVNEMEELLLKMKEPIDGSQLIHIILAETEQFKKKFKHILELQRNLNEEKQKYEDLRVKYEILEEEHAVTKATLVIARETLKNQLLYTKPEFQELEAELKALRERYNKHQLDHMRLRSCLERKRSELDQLKKENEVINDQLEHMRKESDELKEKLDSYEKVNKVTRSLSPLKNQMNSRV, from the exons ATGTTTAAAATGTCTCTTTTAA tgtcAGATACATTCAGCAATCTTGATTTTAGCCCAGAAGTAAATCACGAACCTTTCGCGTTTCCAGGTGCGTCTCGTATCAGTGCTGAAAATTCTACTCAGAGCATTTTTG GATCAACGTCGACTTCCAGTCCCGTCAGTGCAAATCATGCCAAAATCCCTTTTTCTCAAACTATGTTTGGGACCACAACTACGCAACCTTTACCCGCTTTCGGAACCGGAGTATTCGAACAAACAAACATTCTG AGCACTACTACGAACCTGTTCCAAAAACCTGCGCAGACTACAACGGGATTCAACACAGAACAACCGGGTTTCTCTTGGTACGACGGCTGGCCCGGTACTACTGAAGCTTTAAATTTGGTCCAAAATTCAAAGGTCAAGAACAAAAcgata TTATccaccaaattaaatgtaaaatccgagttaaaaatcaaagtaagtgaGGCTATGGATAAATTAAAGGAGGCATTAACACGAGTAAATGAGATGGTAGAATTGTTACTAAAA atcgCAGAAGCAAATATAGAAGCCAAATTGAAAGAAGTACTCACAATGTTAACTTATAAATGGAATGTAGAATGTAGAATGTTAAATACACAAATTGAAAAgttaaataagaaaattctGACTTTGGAAACCACAATTGAAAGTAAAGAGAAGCTCATAGATTCTACTGCCAACATGTTCCAAAAGTGTGGGCAAACTACAACTGGATTCAACTGGAGTCAACCGAGTTTCTCTTTTAAGCAGACAAACTCCAATCAAGCTCCAAATTTGGTCCAAGTTTCAAAGCTCAACGGGTTTAGGTTAGCCCCGTTGGGTACATCAACAAGCAGCACAAGCACACCAGGTGTCAGACAGTCTATATTAACTTTCGGAATTACCAATCAAACAAATACTTCGAGCTTGTTTAGCGAACAACCCATTTTTGAAACTGAGTTTCTCAATAAGCTCATGAACAAAACAATAGTAACTGATGATTGGGCGTCAAACCTGTTAGCCgtcaacaacaataataataataataataataataataataataataataataag TTACCcaccaaattaaatataaCGTCCGAGTTAGAAAAGAAAGTAAATGAGGCTGTGGATAAATTAAAAGAGGCGTTAAAACGTGTAAATGAGATGGTAGAAATGTTACTTAAA atcgCAAACGCGAATATAGAGGACAAATTGAAAGAAGTACAAACAATGTTAACTGCTAAATGGAATGTAGAATGTAGAATGTTTAATACACAAATTGAACaattaaataagaaaattttcactttggaAACCATAATGAAAAGTAAAGACAAGCTCATACAACGTTGG GAAGAGGATTTAAAGAAAGAACGAGAAACTGTAGAATCACAAACttggaaatttaataaacagaaCGAAAACGTGTGTACAAAGAACGCTAACTTTGGATACAATGCTGACACGTCCGAGTCCGAGTCCGAGTCCGAGTCCGAGTCCGAGTCCGAGTCCGAGTTAGAAAATAAGCTAGATGAGTTTATggataaattaaaacaagtaaATGAGATGGAAGAATTGTTACTTAAAATGAAGGAACCAATTGATGGGAGTCAGTTAATTCATATTATACTGGCAGAGACAgaacaattcaaaaaaaaatttaagcaTATTTTAGAGTTGCAAAGGAATCTGAacgaagaaaaacaaaaatatgaagATTTAAGAGTGAAATACGAAATTTTGGAAGAAGAACATGCTGTAACTAAAGCAACATTAGTAATAGCAagagaaacattaaaaaa TCAACTTTTATACACGAAACCTGAATTCCAAGAGTTGGAAGCTGAGTTGAAAGCGTTAAGGGAAAGGTACAACAAACATCAACTAGACCACATGAGACTTAGGTCATGTTTAGAAAGAAAACGATCAGAACTAGATCaactgaaaaaagaaaatgaagtaATAAATGATCAGTTGGAACATATGAGGAAAGAAAGTGATGAGCTAAAGGAAAAACTAGATAGCTatgaaaaagtaaataaagtaaCAAGAA GTCTAAGTCCACTGAAGAACCAAATGAATTCAAGAGTTTGA
- the LOC138139807 gene encoding putative leucine-rich repeat-containing protein DDB_G0290503 isoform X1 — protein MFKMSLLMSDTFSNLDFSPEVNHEPFAFPGASRISAENSTQSIFGSTSTSSPVSANHAKIPFSQTMFGTTTTQPLPAFGTGVFEQTNILSTTTNLFQKPAQTTTGFNTEQPGFSWYDGWPGTTEALNLVQNSKVKNKTILSTKLNVKSELKIKVSEAMDKLKEALTRVNEMVELLLKIAEANIEAKLKEVLTMLTYKWNVECRMLNTQIEKLNKKILTLETTIESKEKLIDSTANMFQKCGQTTTGFNWSQPSFSFKQTNSNQAPNLVQVSKLNGFRLAPLGTSTSSTSTPGVRQSILTFGITNQTNTSSLFSEQPIFETEFLNKLMNKTIVTDDWASNLLAVNNNNNNNNNNNNNNNNKLPTKLNITSELEKKVNEAVDKLKEALKRVNEMVEMLLKIANANIEDKLKEVQTMLTAKWNVECRMFNTQIEQLNKKIFTLETIMKSKDKLIQRWEEDLKKERETVESQTWKFNKQNENVCTKNANFGYNADTSESESESESESESESELENKLDEFMDKLKQVNEMEELLLKMKEPIDGSQLIHIILAETEQFKKKFKHILELQRNLNEEKQKYEDLRVKYEILEEEHAVTKATLVIARETLKNQLLYTKPEFQELEAELKALRERYNKHQLDHMRLRSCLERKRSELDQLKKENEVINDQLEHMRKESDELKEKLDSYEKVNKVTRSKAKSKSTEEPNEFKSLKKELMKVKHPLRFDFKMAFFVLFLSLFFFFFLRYYYLFFY, from the exons ATGTTTAAAATGTCTCTTTTAA tgtcAGATACATTCAGCAATCTTGATTTTAGCCCAGAAGTAAATCACGAACCTTTCGCGTTTCCAGGTGCGTCTCGTATCAGTGCTGAAAATTCTACTCAGAGCATTTTTG GATCAACGTCGACTTCCAGTCCCGTCAGTGCAAATCATGCCAAAATCCCTTTTTCTCAAACTATGTTTGGGACCACAACTACGCAACCTTTACCCGCTTTCGGAACCGGAGTATTCGAACAAACAAACATTCTG AGCACTACTACGAACCTGTTCCAAAAACCTGCGCAGACTACAACGGGATTCAACACAGAACAACCGGGTTTCTCTTGGTACGACGGCTGGCCCGGTACTACTGAAGCTTTAAATTTGGTCCAAAATTCAAAGGTCAAGAACAAAAcgata TTATccaccaaattaaatgtaaaatccgagttaaaaatcaaagtaagtgaGGCTATGGATAAATTAAAGGAGGCATTAACACGAGTAAATGAGATGGTAGAATTGTTACTAAAA atcgCAGAAGCAAATATAGAAGCCAAATTGAAAGAAGTACTCACAATGTTAACTTATAAATGGAATGTAGAATGTAGAATGTTAAATACACAAATTGAAAAgttaaataagaaaattctGACTTTGGAAACCACAATTGAAAGTAAAGAGAAGCTCATAGATTCTACTGCCAACATGTTCCAAAAGTGTGGGCAAACTACAACTGGATTCAACTGGAGTCAACCGAGTTTCTCTTTTAAGCAGACAAACTCCAATCAAGCTCCAAATTTGGTCCAAGTTTCAAAGCTCAACGGGTTTAGGTTAGCCCCGTTGGGTACATCAACAAGCAGCACAAGCACACCAGGTGTCAGACAGTCTATATTAACTTTCGGAATTACCAATCAAACAAATACTTCGAGCTTGTTTAGCGAACAACCCATTTTTGAAACTGAGTTTCTCAATAAGCTCATGAACAAAACAATAGTAACTGATGATTGGGCGTCAAACCTGTTAGCCgtcaacaacaataataataataataataataataataataataataataataag TTACCcaccaaattaaatataaCGTCCGAGTTAGAAAAGAAAGTAAATGAGGCTGTGGATAAATTAAAAGAGGCGTTAAAACGTGTAAATGAGATGGTAGAAATGTTACTTAAA atcgCAAACGCGAATATAGAGGACAAATTGAAAGAAGTACAAACAATGTTAACTGCTAAATGGAATGTAGAATGTAGAATGTTTAATACACAAATTGAACaattaaataagaaaattttcactttggaAACCATAATGAAAAGTAAAGACAAGCTCATACAACGTTGG GAAGAGGATTTAAAGAAAGAACGAGAAACTGTAGAATCACAAACttggaaatttaataaacagaaCGAAAACGTGTGTACAAAGAACGCTAACTTTGGATACAATGCTGACACGTCCGAGTCCGAGTCCGAGTCCGAGTCCGAGTCCGAGTCCGAGTCCGAGTTAGAAAATAAGCTAGATGAGTTTATggataaattaaaacaagtaaATGAGATGGAAGAATTGTTACTTAAAATGAAGGAACCAATTGATGGGAGTCAGTTAATTCATATTATACTGGCAGAGACAgaacaattcaaaaaaaaatttaagcaTATTTTAGAGTTGCAAAGGAATCTGAacgaagaaaaacaaaaatatgaagATTTAAGAGTGAAATACGAAATTTTGGAAGAAGAACATGCTGTAACTAAAGCAACATTAGTAATAGCAagagaaacattaaaaaa TCAACTTTTATACACGAAACCTGAATTCCAAGAGTTGGAAGCTGAGTTGAAAGCGTTAAGGGAAAGGTACAACAAACATCAACTAGACCACATGAGACTTAGGTCATGTTTAGAAAGAAAACGATCAGAACTAGATCaactgaaaaaagaaaatgaagtaATAAATGATCAGTTGGAACATATGAGGAAAGAAAGTGATGAGCTAAAGGAAAAACTAGATAGCTatgaaaaagtaaataaagtaaCAAGAAGTAAAGCAAA GTCTAAGTCCACTGAAGAACCAAATGAATTCAAGAGTTTGAAGAAAGAGCTGATGAAAGTAAAACACCCATTAagatttgattttaaaatggctttttttgttttgtttttgtctcttttctttttctttttccttaGATACTACTATTTGTTTTTCTATTAA